The following coding sequences lie in one Changpingibacter yushuensis genomic window:
- a CDS encoding SDR family NAD(P)-dependent oxidoreductase yields MRFSKDKGAASPLKGRALITGGTSGIGRAFADALAARGLDLVLVARSSERLESTRNAIESQYGVACEVLAADLSEADGVAAVSERLDSDSSPIEVFVNNAGQGFYGTLASRDFEPMSAAIDLMATTVVKLGGAAAQTMQRRGHGVIVNTCSISALVPMGLYSGIKALVKTWSLSLAIEVAGAGVQVVAFMPGWVHTEFHKRAGVERSNLPGFMWLEADRVVHDCLADVDRGKVYSVPSKRFKVIAALAEHAPKKAVWAVTAKINKGRN; encoded by the coding sequence GTGAGATTCTCGAAGGACAAGGGAGCTGCTTCCCCACTTAAGGGGCGGGCCCTCATTACTGGCGGTACATCAGGTATCGGCCGAGCGTTTGCAGATGCGTTGGCGGCGCGTGGCTTGGATCTTGTGTTGGTTGCACGTTCGAGCGAACGTCTGGAATCCACACGGAACGCTATCGAATCACAATACGGCGTGGCATGCGAGGTATTGGCCGCTGATCTTTCGGAGGCCGACGGCGTCGCCGCCGTTTCAGAACGCCTTGATTCAGATTCCAGCCCGATCGAAGTTTTTGTGAACAACGCGGGCCAAGGTTTCTATGGCACGCTGGCAAGCCGAGACTTTGAACCGATGAGCGCCGCTATTGATCTCATGGCAACGACCGTGGTGAAGCTTGGCGGCGCAGCGGCTCAAACGATGCAACGCCGGGGCCACGGGGTCATCGTCAACACGTGTTCGATTTCTGCACTTGTGCCGATGGGGTTGTATTCAGGCATCAAGGCGCTCGTGAAAACGTGGTCGTTGTCGCTTGCGATTGAAGTTGCAGGAGCCGGCGTCCAGGTCGTGGCATTCATGCCGGGTTGGGTGCATACGGAGTTCCACAAGCGGGCGGGTGTAGAGCGTTCTAATCTTCCCGGATTCATGTGGCTTGAGGCGGATCGGGTGGTGCACGATTGCTTGGCAGACGTGGATCGCGGCAAGGTATATTCGGTTCCCTCCAAGCGTTTCAAGGTCATTGCAGCGCTCGCTGAGCATGCTCCAAAGAAGGCGGTCTGGGCTGTGACCGCGAAGATCAACAAGGGTCGAAACTAA